The genome window TTTATATTAAACATTCTATTCTACTACCTTATCACTTACTCCCCATCTAGTCACTTTATTAGTAGAATCATCTAATTCAACTAATTCTATATATTTTTCTTTTACATCATTTACATCTATCTTTACTCTATTTGTTGTAATTTCCTCCCAATCAGATATAGTGATTTTATCTCCAACATTCATTGATGCTGGCTTCTTTGATACTATTCTATAGTAAACTGTACATCCAGAATCAGAACCTGTTGCTGTTAGCTTAACATAATCTCCTTCAAACTCAGTCTCTGCCTTTAATCCTTTTGCAGTTTCTGACTTTAAATAAAAACCATCATCTATGTAGTCAGATTTTCCCCATCTAGATACTTTCTTAGTATCAGAATTTATTTCAACAGCTTCTATATAATCTCCGTTTTCTGCTTTGATAGTAAATGGTAAAACAGAAGATGGTACAGCAGTCCAGTCATCTGTATCTATTCTATCCCCAATATATAACGCAGATGGTCTACTGCTTACTACTCTATAATAAATTTTGTAATTTGTATCTTCAGGTTTAGTGAATATTTTTACACTTACATAGCCAGCTCTTGCAGGTGATAAAGGCTCTGAAGTAGGATATATTCCACTTGCTCTTTTTTCGTCCTTATCTGTATCATCAACTCTAGGTTTATTTCCACTTATTGCTGGTGCATTAATTCCACTTAGAGTGTCAATATTTCCTGAATTTTTTATTATAACACTAGTAGAATTATTTGTAACCTTACTTATATCACCTTTATTTTCTATATCTACATCTTTGGCACTACTAGATATAGTTAAAACCCATATGTCTCCATCACTTTTATTCTCTATTTTGCATCCATTTGAATCATAAACATCAACATCATTTATCTCTCCTTCATTGATAAATGTACCATTTTTTATATCCATTATTTTCACAGTTCCATCTAATGTCCCTTTATTAGTCAATTCTCCATTTGGCATATCTACAGTTATTGTTTGTGTATACAATCCTTCAAGTTCTACATTTATAGCTTTTGTAGTTTCTATACTAAATGAACTAGTAATCTTTTTATTATCATCAGGTTTAAATGTTATAACATCATTAGCATCTGCTTTTCTTAGAGCAACATCCAATTCATCTGCTGTCTTAACTCTATATATAGTTTCTTCTTGTAAATCAAGGATATCCTTCACAGCATCTTCGTTTCCATTCCCACCTACTTGTACAATATTATCAAAACTTTTAGTGTTTAATATATCATATTGGCTAGAGTCAAGTGTATTTCCTACTAATACAACTGGTGATCTATTTTTAGCTGCTAATACACCTACAGCTAGAGAATCTATTAAATCTCCCTGTTTTCTCATACCATCTTTAGTTATATACGCATTTTTTAAATCTGTATTTCTATAAAACTCTTCTACAACCTTTGCATTAGTTTCATTTCTATTATTTCCAGATAATCTTTTTACATTAGGTAAACTTTGTTCAATAGAACTGGATACAGAATATGTACCACCAATTATATAAGATTTCTTTATATTTTTACTACTAATAAAGTTATTTGCAACTTTTATTCCATTATTAGGGTCTGAAAGTATAATTGGCATATTTTCTTGTGCAGCAGCAGAACCCACACTTACTGCATCAGCTAGCCCTTTCTCTCCATTCACTACAACTATATCAGAAATACTCTTTTCTTTATCTAATCTTTCAGCTAATTTTAAAGATGTTTCATATCTACTATTGCCTGAAATTCTCTCAAAAGTCATATTTTCTGATTTTAATTGTTTTTCAATATTAGTACTTAAAGTATTCATACCTCCAATTAAGTATACATTTTTTACACCTAGTCTTTTTAATTCTGCTTTAGTTCTACTATCCAATTTATCACTTTGAGTTAATAAAATAGGTGCATCTTTCAATTTAGCAAATGGAGTTGCAGATAATGCATCAGCTATAGAATTATCATTTACTAGTATCGCATTAGTAGCCTCTTTCCACCCATTTTGGCTAATTTTTATTGCAGTTTCCCATCTACCAGAACCTACTAGACTTTCTTTTGATGAAGCATCAGCTATATTAATAGACAATGCAAAGATAAAAAAAGTGGCTGTTAAAAGTGACATTATTCTCTTTGATATTTTCATTAACTATATCCTCCTAATTTTTCTATTAATGTCTATGGAGCATGTACATATTGCATTTTCTTAGATTTTAACTCATCAAAATGCAGTTTTACAGAGTGATACCCAATTGCATAGCTGCCATTTTCAGGGTTCCACTTTTTATATGCATCCATAGCATTTAATAATTTCTCTTCTTGATTACTCAATACCTTCCATACTCTAACATTTGGATTAACTTTTTTAAAATCATTATAATCGTATGGTTCTACATAAAACCTTAAATCTTTTATTTTTCCTTCTTTATATAATTCCAATGCTGCTTCACCCAATGCCCTATGGTCTTCATGTATTCCAAGGGCCTTATATGGTGTTACTGTCTTCACTTTAGCATTAGGATATTTTTCTAGGTATTTTAGTATTATATCTCTTGCTTTTTCTTTGTTTAATTCTCCATCATGAGCCCTATTATCTTCTATATGTATATTATTTTCTTTAACTCCCAATGCTTTACAGCTATCTTTAAATTCCTCATCTCTCTTTTTTGAAAAATCACTTTCTGATAAAGAGTACTTATGCACGTCTTTAATATGATAAGAGCATGACCCTCCATCATCTAATACTTTTCTTATTATTGACTTACTACCATCAGTGCATAATATAACATGTGTATCACTTTTTTCTACATGTTCAATTATTGCACTACCCATACTTAATGTTTCATCATCTTGGTGTGGGGAAAAAAACAATGTTGCTTCTATCACTACTATATCCTCCTATCTGTCAAGAACACGTTATACTTTGATGTATATTATGTCGATAGAAAAAGATTCCTATAAATAATAAGGAATCCTTTTCTATATTGTTGATTATTACCATCCTAGTATTTTGCCTATTTTTTGGACTACAGTCAATTCAATTCCATTACCTATTTGAGTTACTTCTGCACCAAGATTTAATTTTTTACTAAGGACATTCTTTTGTGAGTCTGTTATGTCAGTTTTAGCTAGAAGTATCGGACCTTTACCTGCTGCTAGAGGTCCTGCTGCCAATGCATCTACTAGCATACCATTATTTCCATATCCATCTTTTGCTATATATAGTTTATCTAATTTGCCATAATATGTTTCTATAACTTTAGCATTGGTATCGTGTCTTGTTTCTCCTTCAACTCTTTGAACTTTTCTATCTTTATCAACATCAGCAAGTTGATTTTCAATTTGGCTAGGTACATTGTCAGAACCACCAACTATGCCAATCTCTTTTCCATCCATCAATTTGATAGCTTCTGCTGAGAGATCATTCCAGCCATTTACTATTATAGGAGCCTTAAGTTCAGCAGCTTTAGCAGCTATACTCATAGCATCAGCTTCACCTTTTGCACCTACTACAAATGCTTCTTTAAAAGAACTCATAGCTTTTGCTACTGCTACAGAAGTTGTATGTCTATCATCTCCAGCTATCCTTTGAACATTCTTAGTTATTGATTCTAATTGCTTTTTAGCTGTACTTGATACTGCTGACTCTCCACCTACTATATATATTTTAGCAGATGGATTTTTTTCAATTATATCTTTTATATAGTCTAAAGTTACTTTTGGTATTTCATTATCAGATGCTAATAATATAGGTGCTTTTTTAGATTGAGCTAATGGTGTAGCTGCTAATCCATCAACTAGTTTATTTGAATTAACTATAACTACATTATCAGTGTATTCCGTTTGTTTTGCTATAGCTACTGCAGTTTCATATCTATCGTCTCCAGCTATCAATTTAACCTTTGAATTTCCTTCTAATTCACCTCTAACATCTTTTAAATCTTTTTCATTTTTAGTTATTATTTGTTCATTTACTTGTGTAGCTTCTTCAGCAAAAATTGGAGCTACTGATGTGCTTACCATTGCAGCTGCCATAATTAAAGAAAGACTTTTTTTATTCATATATTTTCCCCCTAAAAAATTCAGTTATTTATCATTTTTTCCTTATTTACCAATTATAATATAATTTGCATATTATTTCAACAAACTGTAGATATTGTAATATTTGGATATTTTATTAATAAAAGTTAACAATAACAATTTAAATCTATTATTGTATACTAAAAAGTAACAAAATTGTAATTTTTTTTTTTTATCATAGAGATAACTCATGGACTTTTTATTATCTTTATAGTATAATATTAGATGGAAGAAAGAAATTTCAAGCATCTCTTTTTTCCGTATTTCTCACACAGAAAAAGAGGCTGACGTTCAGCCTCTTTTTCACTAATATAAACGTTTATTTATAAAACTATATTGCAAGATAAATTGTACTTTAATTTTAATATAAAAAAGTGACCCAAAGGGTCACTTTTTTAGTTAAACTTGTACAAATATTGTACTGTTGTTATCCTTATATTCTTATTCAAAGTTTCAAACATCTCATAACCTTCTATAGCATATTCTTTAAATGGATCTTTTTGTGCATAAGATTTAAGACCTATATATTGTCTTAGCTGATCCATTGCATCTATATGGTCGACCCAATAAGTATCCACAACTTGAAGTAATACTTTTTTCTCTAATTGAGCTAGTTCTTCAATTCCAATCATCATCTTTTTAAGATCATAAACACGCTTTGAAATCTGATAAGTTTGTTCTACTATTTCTTCAACGCTCTTTTTATCTAAATTTGGAATTAATAGAGTATCAGCTGGCATAAAAGTACTGTATAGATATTTAAAATATCCATGATAATCTCTAACTTTTTTTAAGTATTTTTCAGCTGCATCTTTAATAATATCCATAACCATTTTTTGTATCTCTTCTTCAATATCAGAACCATCCAGTACCTTATTTCTTTCATCATATATTACTTTTCTTTGCTCATTGATAGTATCATCATATTTTAGAACATTCTTTCTTTGTTCAAAGTTTTTACCTTCAATACCTTTTTGTGCTCTTTCTATTGCTCTATTTAAAGCCTTACTTTCTAATGCTTCATCTTCATTTGCATTCATTCTTTTTAATATCTTCTCTATACTTTTTCCACCATATAATTTTATTACTTCATCTTCTAAACTTACAAAGAATCTAGAAGTTCCAGGGTCACCTTGTCTTCCTGAACGCCCTCTAAGCTGATTATCTATCCTTCTTGTCTCATGTCTTTCAGTACCTATAACATACAATCCACCTAACTCTTTCACCTTTTCTTCTTCTTCTTTATCTCCAGCTCCAAGTGATATATCTGTTCCTCTACCTGCCATATTAGTAGCAATTGTAACGGAACCTAATTTACCAGCTTTAGATATTATTTCAGCTTCCTTATCATGTTGTTTAGCATTTAAGACTTCATGTTTTATCCCTTTCTTCTTAAGTAGTTTAGATAACTTTTCAGATTTTTCAATTGAAACTGTCCCTACAAGCACTGGTTGTTTAGTTTTATTTATTCTTATTATTTCTTCTACAACAGCATTGTACTTTGCACGTTCTGTCTTAAATACTTTATCATGCAAATCAGCTCTTATAACAGGCTTATTGGTAGGTATCTGAACAACATTAATCTTATATGTAGTTTCAAACTCACTTTCTTCTGTCTTTGCTGTACCTGTCATACCTGATAATTTAGAGTATAATCTAAAGAAATTTTGAAATGTTACTGTTGCCATGGTCTTTGATTCATCATTTATCTTTACACCTTCTTTGGCTTCAATTGCTTGATGAAGACCATCAGTAAACCTTCTTCCATCCATTATTCTCCCTGTGAATTCGTCTACAATTAATATCTCATTATCTCTAACAACATATTCAACATCTATATCCATTAATTTATGTGCTCTTAGAGATTGATTTACATGGTGAAAAATTTCTATATTATCTATATGAGTAATATTTTCTATTCCAAAAAATTTTTCTGCTTTACTAAGACCACTTGCAGTAAGTGCTATTGTGTTGTCTTTTCTATCCATTTCAAAATCTTCATCTTTTATAGTTTTTATAAAAGCATTTGCAAGTTCATATAGCTTAGTACCTTCGTCTCCTCCACCAGCAATTATAAGTGGAGTTCTAGCTTCATCTATAAGTATTGAATCAACCTCATCAACTATAGCAAAGTTCAGTTCTCTTTGAACTTTGTCTGAGTTCCGAGTTACCATATTATCTCTTAGATAATCGAATCCATACTCATTATTTGTACCATAAGTAATGTCACATTGATATTGTAATTTTCGTTCTGCTGGCTGTTGCCCATTAATAATTACTCCTACTGTTAATCCCAAGAATTCATACACTGGTTGCATAAGCTCTTTATCACGTTGAGCTAAGTAATCATTAACTGTGATGACATGTACACCTTTACCAGTCAATGCATTTAAGTAAACTGGAGCTACTCCCACTAGAGTCTTTCCTTCTCCCGTTCTCATCTCTGCTATTTTCCCTTGATGTAATACAATCCCACCAATTAATTGAACTCTATATTGACGCATACCTAATATTCTTTTTGATACTTCTCTTACAACAGCAAAAGCTTCTGGCAATATGTCATCTAAGGTTTCTCCTTTACTTAATCTATCCTTAAATACATTTGTCATACTTTTTAATGCTTCATCATCTAGTATTTTTATTTTATCTTCTAAAGCATCTATTTTATCTACTATATTATTTAATTTTTTAATTTCTAATTCATCTGTTTTGTCTAGTATTACATCTAAAACTGACATATTTAATTTACCTCCTAATTTGTTTTCCACTTACTATTATACATTAAAATGATACAATAGTAGACATTTATTTTAAGGTATAGTATAATAATGATACTTAAATAAATAATTACATCTTATTTTTTAAGTGTTTCTCACATTAAAAAGAGGCTAATTTAGCCTCTTTTTTTATCTGCATATGTTTAATTAAAAAAGGCTTCTCAAAAGAGAAACCTTTTTAATATATAGCATTTATATTACATATCTAATAATTCTTTTAATTTCTTAACAACTGAATCAGCTATTCCTTGTCCTACTTGAACTAAGTTTTTAGCACCATTGCCATTAACTGTTTTACTTATAGCTACATGTTGCTCAGCTGATAAATTATCAGTTGCTAATACTATTGGCGCTGGAGATGGAGTTCCAGTTACCTTATCACCATCATATACAGCACCAAAGTTTCCAGCTACCGCTGCTGCTGCTAAAGCATCTACTAATTGATCTTCCTTAGTAGAACCATCTTTTGCTAAGAAGTAATTCTCAACTCCATCTTTATCAAAGTATTCTTTTATAACTTCAGCATTAGTTGCTTGTCTATCTTCACCACTAATTCTTTCTGGAGATTTTCCAGTAGCATCATCTATATAATCTTCCATTTTAGCAGAAACACTATTTTCTCCACCGATTATATCAACTTGTGCATCATCTAAGAAATCTTCAGCTTCTTTAGATAACTTCTCAGCTTTTCCATCTACAACAATGATTGGAGTAGCTTCTCCACCTTTTAATTGAGATGCAACTGGTGCTATACTCATAGCATCTGCTAATCCTGTTCCACCTACTACATATGCTTTATCATCTATATCTATTTCATCAGCTATAGATAATGAAGTCTCATATCTATCATCACCTGATAATCTAGTTACTTTAAGACCCATATCTTTTAATTCATTTTCAACTGCTTTAGATACAGAATTTACTCCACCTGCTATGAAAACTTCTTTTTCATTGCTTATTCCAGTTGAAGAATTTAAATCCATAACTCTCTTTATTTCAGCTCTTACTGAAGAATCTAACTTATCTTTAGAACTTAATAGTAAAGGAGCATCTTTTTCTGCTGCTAAAGGAGATGCTACTAAACCATCAACTATAGCTTGAGAACCAACTAGTACAACACTATTTACTGGATTTTTATATAATGCTTTTGAATCAGTAGAGTTATAGAATTTACGGCTTAATTCTATAGCAGTTTCTATTCTATCACTACCTGCAACAGCTTGCACATTTGAGTAGCTGTTATTATAAGTTACTAAATCATCTAAATAATCTATTAAATCTTTTTCTTTTGAAGCTTTTAATACTATTTTAGCTGGTGCATTTTCATTTCCTAAGTCAGTTGGTGTTTTTGTAGATGCAGATAAAGTACCTAATCTTTTTCCTTCTGGATAAAGAGTTACTGTTAAATCACCATCAGTATCTCTCACTGCTACTTCGCTTACATGTTCAGCTATATAACTTAAATTGTCTTTTTCTGGATTACCATCGTTGTCAACTTTATCATCTTTAAATACATATTGTTTAGCTAAATCTTTAGCTTTTGTACTTGAGTTAGATTTAACATCTATTGTTTTTTCTACAGCTTTTATCACTTTAATTGTAACATCTTTAGTTTCAGGAGTAGAACTTCCTCCACTACTACTTGTAGTACTAAACTCTAATCCACTTACCTTAAAAGTATTTGCATTAAATTTAAATGCATTTGCTGATTCGCTTATCGATTTTATACTTTTTTCTTCGTCAACATTGAAAACTTGTTCTTCAAACACAATAGCTTTTGCTTTATCGTCTCCATCAGTTACACCAGTAGAAGCTACTTCACCATATCTTAGATCACCAAGATTTTTTTGTTTAATTGTAAGTGTATTACCATCAGATGATAATTGCGCATCCACAAGCTTACCTAATGTAAGAGGAGACGCTTTAGTTGTAACATCACCTGAAATTGTTACCATTCCTTTAGCTGAACCATCATCCTTTGCTTCATCAATGATTTCTTTAGAAGCATTATCTTCTATATCTTTCTTAGCTGCTTTTAACATATCTTGAGTCAGTTTTTCTGCTTCAGGTGTACTAGATTCCTCAGTTTTATATCTAACTGCAAATTCCACATACTTTCCATCACCTAAACCTTTAAGTTGATTTTTAGTAAGTGTCTCTAACTTATCACCAGCTTTTTCACCAGCATCTACAGTAGTTATAAATTCACCATCAAAATATATACTTACTTTTGTTATTGTTTCATTTTTTAAACCTGATTTTAATTCCTTAAGTAATTTTTCATACTTATCCTGAACTACTGTATACCCTTTACCGTCTACGTCTACGTTTTGATCAACGTCAGCAGCAAATACTGGAGCAGCAGAACCCACTACAGTAACAGCAGCCATAGCCATTGCTAAATTTTTCTTATTCATTTCTTAAATTCCTCCCAACATTATATTAATTACATCTCTTTAATTATGTACATTAAATTTCCATGTTCATATAATCCAAATATTTCTCACACTCTTATGATAGACTATATAAAATATAATTTCAATAATTTATGCAAAATTAATTGAAGTTTTTTCCAACAAATTAATTGTTTTTTCATCATTTTTATATTTTTTAAATTATTTTTTATAATTTTTTAAGTTATTTTGATTTTATATATCTATTTTTACAAATTCACTGCATATTTTCTAATATAAATTAATATAAAATCTAACTATTTAAAAATTCCATTGTCGCATTCACTTCTCCTTGCCTAGAAACATGCATACCAAATCCGAAACTATAAAATTCTTCTTTTAACATATTCTCATTATACTTAGAAGACTTCTTCCATAAATCAAAAATAGATTTAGCCATATCCTTTGCATCTTTAGAAGTATAAACAGACTTAACATTCATAGGTAGATATGCAATATTTTCACCACTTCTTGCTCCAAATCCAAAAAATACTTCAGCTGCATTTTTACCATCAATCTCATGAGCAAATACCTTCTTATCATCCATATACTTAGACCATGCACTTGCCATTCCAGCTAAAGAATCTAATTCCCTTAAAGTCTTCTTACCTTTTTCTTTTCTATATGAATTAACTAAGTTATACATTTCATTAGAAACCATAGCCTTAAACTCATAACTATTAGGGTCTTTTGTACTTGTATTTACAACTACCTTAACATTTACACTAATCTCACTCTTCTGACCTAAATTATCTACTACACTTATATTTAAAACATACGTACCAACCTTATTAACATCTACATTTCCTTTAATATCGGTCTTTAAATCGTTTCCATAATAATCAGTAGCAACTATATTCAACATACTATTATCAAACTTATCCCCTACAGAAATCTCAACATCATTAGCAGTTATCGTAGGCAGTGTATTTTTATCAGATACAGAACTAACACATTGGTCAACAACCTTCTTATCCATTCCACCTAAAGAAGTAACTTCATCAGCACCTCTAAGTACACTCTTATCACTTCCATCATCAACAAGTACTATAGGTTTTTCCTTAGCCAATGGAGAACCAGCCACAGCATCAACTAATTTATACCCTTGCGAAACATAAAACTTCTTTGTTCCCTTATAAAAGCGTTGTATAACCTTCTTATTAGTCTCAAATCTATCCTTACCAGCAATCCTAACAGAATTAGTCTTACTCACGAGTTCATTACTCATTATCTCCTCTGAGCCAAGAGAATAACACTGAACATCATCCACATTAAATGGTATACTCTTTCCATCAGTAAGTATCACTGGCACTCCATCTCTAGCAGCTACAGAAGATACACTCATTGCATCAGCCTCACCTGTATATCCATTTACAAGAAAAACCTTATCACCACTATTTACTGGTTTAATAGCTGAAATTTCCTTAGCTATAAGATAGCTAGTCTTTATTCTATCCTCACCACCAATTCTTTTGACCTCAATTCCCTTATTCTTAAGTTGATTTTCCACAGACTTACCTATAGTATCCTCTGTTCCTATAACATAAGCATTCTTAACGTCCTTTAATCTTTTTTCAACATCAGTTGGTATTTTATCTTTTTGTACCAACATTATAGGAGCTTTTGCAACTCCTGATAGTCCACTTGCACTTAATCCATCTACTATAGAATTATCAGTGTTTACTAATATGACTGTATCATATATTTGTTTGTCTGATATCAATGCAGAAGTCTCATATCTATCTTTCCCTTGTATCTTTTCTATGCTTGAAAGTGCATTGATATTTGTTGCCCCTGCCATTATTAATGATATTGTCAATCCTATCGATAATACTCTCTTATTTACCTTCATCGAACTCCTCCTACTAATTTTTTTATATAATTCAGCTAATTATAAATTACATCCTCAGTAGTGATTCCCTTAAAATTTATAAATGACTAAAATAAAAAACATCTAAAATACTATAATCTATAAAATAATAACAAAATAGACTACAAAAAGTACTTTAGATGTGATTTTCATTTTATGATATCAGTAAATTAATAAAAAAACAAGATTTATGGTAAATTTTTACAAACTACCCTCGTTACCATTTAAAAACTCTTGAGTAGCATGTACCTGACCGTCAGATAATATATAAAGTCCAAATCCGGTACTGGAAAAATCATCACTAAGCATATTTGCATTATATTCAGGAGACTTCTCCCATACTTCAAATATAGCCTTTGCCAAATCTTTTGCATCTTGAGTCGTTTGAACACTCTTAGAATCTATATAAATATATGCTATATTCTCCTCACTTCTCATTCCAAATTCAGAAAATACTTGTGGAGCATTTTTTCCATCTATATAATGTGCAAAAACTGCGTTATCCATCATATACTTAGACCACGCATTTGCCATACCTTCTAGCTTACTAGACACCACCAAAGGCTCTTTACCTTTTTCTTTTCTATAAGAATTGATTAAGTTGTACATTTCAGTAGACACCATTTTTTTAAATTCTGGGCTGTTGTAATCATGAGATTTATCATCTAACACTTTTATCTCTACTCTTTTTTCTATACTTTTTCCCCATTCATCTGTAGCCTTTAATGTCAATATATATGTACCTATTCTATCCGTATCTATAAATCCATCAACTTCGATTGGCAATACCCTCCCAGTGTTATCTTTAGCTACTATATTTAATTTGCCAGTGTCAAACTTTTCACCTCTATATATCTCTGTACTTCCAACTGTAATTGTTGGGGGTTGTCCATTTGACTTTGAAGCATTTATACACTGTTGTATTACTTTCTCATCTATTTCACCTATAGAAGTTATATTCTTAGCTCCTTCTAATACAGTCTTATCACTACCATCATTTACTAGTACCATTGGAGAGTCTTTAGTAAGTGGTGCAGCTGCTATTGCATCTACTAATTGATACCCATCTGATACATAAAATCCATCTGCACTTTTAAAAAAGTAGTCTATTACCTCTTTGTTAGTTTCAAATCGGTCAGTTCCTTGTATTCTTACTGAGTTTGTACTTTTTACTAGAGAATTACTCATTATCTCCTCCGAGCCTATACAATACGATGGAATATTTTTTACATCAAAAGGTACACTCTTTCCATCTGTAAGTATGATTGGAGCTCCATCTCTAGTAGCTACTGATGATACACTCATTGCATCTGCTTCTCCACTATATGCATTAGTTAAGAGTACTTTATCCACTTGTTTTATATTTGCTATTTCTTTAGCTATTAAGTAGCTTGTTTTTAGTCTATCTTCTCCACCAATTCTTTTGACTTCTATATTTTTAGAATCTAGTTCTTTTTCTACTGATTTACTTATAGTATCTTCTGTACCTATTATGTATGCTTTTTTGATATTTTTTAAACATCTATTTGTGTCTGCTGGTATCTTATTTTGTTGTGTAAATAGTATTGGCGCTTTTGTAGCACCTGATAATCCACTTGCACTTAATCCATCTGCAAGTGATTTTTCTGTATTTACTAAAATTACTGTTTCATAAGTCTGTCTATCAGCTATCTTTGCTGCTGTTTCATATCTATCTTTACCATATATTTTTTCTACTACTGATGATGCACTTACACTTTTGAAGTTTACCAAGATTAATGATACTGCTAGACCTAATGATAATATTTTTTTGTTCATTTTCATATCCCCCTGATGATTTTTATATTTTATATTTATAATGTTTTCATTTAAACTTCATTTTTCCTTTATTTTCTAT of Clostridioides sp. ES-S-0054-01 contains these proteins:
- a CDS encoding cell wall-binding repeat-containing protein, which encodes MKVNKRVLSIGLTISLIMAGATNINALSSIEKIQGKDRYETSALISDKQIYDTVILVNTDNSIVDGLSASGLSGVAKAPIMLVQKDKIPTDVEKRLKDVKNAYVIGTEDTIGKSVENQLKNKGIEVKRIGGEDRIKTSYLIAKEISAIKPVNSGDKVFLVNGYTGEADAMSVSSVAARDGVPVILTDGKSIPFNVDDVQCYSLGSEEIMSNELVSKTNSVRIAGKDRFETNKKVIQRFYKGTKKFYVSQGYKLVDAVAGSPLAKEKPIVLVDDGSDKSVLRGADEVTSLGGMDKKVVDQCVSSVSDKNTLPTITANDVEISVGDKFDNSMLNIVATDYYGNDLKTDIKGNVDVNKVGTYVLNISVVDNLGQKSEISVNVKVVVNTSTKDPNSYEFKAMVSNEMYNLVNSYRKEKGKKTLRELDSLAGMASAWSKYMDDKKVFAHEIDGKNAAEVFFGFGARSGENIAYLPMNVKSVYTSKDAKDMAKSIFDLWKKSSKYNENMLKEEFYSFGFGMHVSRQGEVNATMEFLNS
- a CDS encoding cell wall-binding protein Cwp11 — translated: MKMNKKILSLGLAVSLILVNFKSVSASSVVEKIYGKDRYETAAKIADRQTYETVILVNTEKSLADGLSASGLSGATKAPILFTQQNKIPADTNRCLKNIKKAYIIGTEDTISKSVEKELDSKNIEVKRIGGEDRLKTSYLIAKEIANIKQVDKVLLTNAYSGEADAMSVSSVATRDGAPIILTDGKSVPFDVKNIPSYCIGSEEIMSNSLVKSTNSVRIQGTDRFETNKEVIDYFFKSADGFYVSDGYQLVDAIAAAPLTKDSPMVLVNDGSDKTVLEGAKNITSIGEIDEKVIQQCINASKSNGQPPTITVGSTEIYRGEKFDTGKLNIVAKDNTGRVLPIEVDGFIDTDRIGTYILTLKATDEWGKSIEKRVEIKVLDDKSHDYNSPEFKKMVSTEMYNLINSYRKEKGKEPLVVSSKLEGMANAWSKYMMDNAVFAHYIDGKNAPQVFSEFGMRSEENIAYIYIDSKSVQTTQDAKDLAKAIFEVWEKSPEYNANMLSDDFSSTGFGLYILSDGQVHATQEFLNGNEGSL